The DNA window TAAGTTGTATACGATCCTCATTCTCCCATCCCTTGGATTTGGTGGCCCAGCGCATGGCAAGCTCTTCCGTCAGTCTTCCGCTAACATCATAGGTAAAAAAGATTTTCATGTGGTTTACGTAGTTCGCTCCATTCCAATATTCCTGCAGTTCTTCGTCTATAAGTCCTGTCACCCCGTAAGTATAAATAAAATGATAATCATGAACCCAGGCTCCATCCCAGTAATACGATTCTTTTTCACTGTTCTGGCCCTGCGCATTGTAATAATACAGTTCCCGGTATTCGTTCACCCAGGCTGCTCCGTCCCATTCTTCTTCAAGGATTTCCAGGATGTTATATCCGGCATCATAGTAATAGGTTTCCTTTTGCTCATCTACCCAGACAGAACCGATCATATCCCAGCTTTGCTGTAGTGTGTTTAACAAGTTATTCTGGGCATCCCAGGTAAAGAAAAACTTTGATGCATTCATCCAGAAACCTCCGAAGTACATTTCCATGAAGAGTTCCGATGGCATTCCATTCGGGTTATAAGTATATACCATATGAATAAAATCAACCCATACCGAACCATCCGGATCCCATACCTGTGTCATTGCCTCAAGAATAGTGCCTTGTGGGTCATTGGTATAAAGGGTCCGGGAGGATACTTTCCAGGTGTTTTCATCCCAGGTGTATAGTTCTGTTGAAATGAGATACAGGCTTCCATCGTAATAATTTAACTGAAGGCTTTCATTTACCCAGTAACCCTGATCCCATTCCTGGAAAAGGGTTTCCAGCAACATTTCTCCTCCTGAGTTTTTCAGGAAGCGTACCTGCTGCCTGTGCCCGTTATCGGCTTGCCGCAGAAAAAACGGCGTTCCTGCGGGAAGTGCTGTTTCGAAAAGGCCGGAATTTGCTATTTCCTTTATAAAATAAGATTGTGCCAGCGATCTGGCTTTGATAAAGTCATCGGAACTGCTCTCCGGCTTAAATATGGATCCGGATGCATGCCATCCTGCCGTTACCAGACAGAATACCATGATGATCGTAAGGGTTTTCATTTTGTTGGGATTTGGGGTTAATAAATTGCTGGTTTTAAATAAATTGAATGGCATAAATATAAGGAAATATGACGAAAAAAGCAAGGGTTTGCCCTTGCTTCAAAAATCACCTCCTCATTTGTAGCCACCCCTCATTCCCCCCAAACCGGTTCAAGCGATATGTCAGCGAAAGCATAACATAACGGCCCATCATGGTATAGCGCGATTCTCTCAGATAGTTTTGCTCGCTTACACGGCTTATGCCGGTATTCCTGTTCAGGAGGTCATAGGCTTCCAGTTTCAAAATTGCCCGCTTGTCTTCCAGGAAATAATAACTGATCTCCGCCCTGAGCAGGGGTATGCTTACGGCATCACCGAAGCTTTCCGCGTTGTAATTGCTGACTTCGGCGTTAACCATGAAATTCCATCTTGGGTGAGGATAATATTGTACCTCCCCGAAATACACAAGGTTGAAATAGTCGTTATTCAGGTTTTCATCACCACGGTAACGTGCATTCGTGAGGTCGAACTCAGTACCGGCGCTGATATCAATCTTCTCCTTTTTCCGGTTATCAACACTGAAGCGTATGGAATGATTCCAGTTGATATTGGAGTTCCGGGCCCCATTTACCATCGAATATGATTTATTCCAGGATTCACGGATACCCAGGTTCAGGTTTATCCCAAGTTTACGTACCGGCCGGCTGAAGTCAGATCTTAAAGAAGCCGAATAGTCGTCAGGAACATTGATCAGCGTTGTGCTTTGTCCAAGCCGGCTGTCGATGTTCCTTGAGTAACTGATCTTATCCTGTGTATATGCCCCGCTCAATGTCACGAAAAGGGTTGTAAAGGTAAACGCATCGTACAGAAACCACTGGCCTGCTACATTATGGCTGTATTCAGGTTTCAGGTAGCGGTTTCCTGCCATCAGATACAGCGGATTGCTGGTGTTGGCAACGGGCAGCAATTGCCGGATACCGGGTGTGTTCACCGATGAGCTGTAAAAGAAGGTAATACGGCTCCCTGTCTTGTATTCGTATTCCCAGGAAAAACCAGGCAATATATAAAACAAAGGCGAAGAAACATCTCCGGTACCGGCCAGTCTGTTTGATGTCCGGCCTGTCTCAACCGAAGCACTGATATTGGTCTGTGTCTTTTTCGTGTTGTATTTAAAGGTAATTCCGGGTCGAACATAAAGATATTTACTATCGAATTCGGGACTTAGAGAGTCGATCCGTTGCTCCGGGTTTCCCGGTATTCCCTGCTCCCTTGAAAGCCATTCCTTCTCTTCCCCAGCTGTTATTGTCGGCTCAATATACGCACGTTTTCCGATTTGAAGCAACAGAGACGGATCCAGGGCATAATCCAGACGATTTACTTCATTGCGGAGATATTGGTTCTCGTATAAAGGAAGGGGAGTACCAAAAAACCGGGTGATGTTTTCCCAGTCTGAACGGTTCAGTTCACGGCTGTAGGATATGTCCGCTGTTGTTTTCCATAGTTTCAGTTTCCCCTTTCCCTTCTTCATCCAGTTTGCACGGAGATCGCCTGCCAGTTGCCTGGTTTTGCTGTTATTCAGACCATCCAGCATATTCATCAGGGTGTCGCCGCTGTAGCTGCGTATCTCATTTTCTGCTTGCCCGCTTCCTCCGCTTAATGCAAACTTTCCCTGGATACCATAATTGACAATGCTGTCGCTTCTGTTCTTCCAGCCAAGGTTTACCTGATGGGCCCCTTCCGTACTGCTGGTCTTACTCTCCTCATCCTGAATAAATGAGCTGCTTCCTGCATAATTCTCGGTATGTATGGTGCCATCCTCCTTTTTACCGTTTACGTTTCCAAGGTAACTCACATTAAACCTGTTGTCTTTTACAGGTTCATAGGAATAGTTGAGGCCTCCGGCACC is part of the Bacteroidota bacterium genome and encodes:
- a CDS encoding T9SS type A sorting domain-containing protein → MKTLTIIMVFCLVTAGWHASGSIFKPESSSDDFIKARSLAQSYFIKEIANSGLFETALPAGTPFFLRQADNGHRQQVRFLKNSGGEMLLETLFQEWDQGYWVNESLQLNYYDGSLYLISTELYTWDENTWKVSSRTLYTNDPQGTILEAMTQVWDPDGSVWVDFIHMVYTYNPNGMPSELFMEMYFGGFWMNASKFFFTWDAQNNLLNTLQQSWDMIGSVWVDEQKETYYYDAGYNILEILEEEWDGAAWVNEYRELYYYNAQGQNSEKESYYWDGAWVHDYHFIYTYGVTGLIDEELQEYWNGANYVNHMKIFFTYDVSGRLTEELAMRWATKSKGWENEDRIQLTYGLVGTGDITTDHSLEINLFPNPASLYVNVVISGEVVQDEVFSLSTITGQTLLEIPVSEEKTRTIDISRFSEGLYIWTLSSCKGKRCGKLVVK
- a CDS encoding outer membrane beta-barrel protein; this encodes MKTWISHYPAASILLILLFAVGGLKAQTYGIHGRILDEQGAPLCYATVTLLHPEDSTLAFYGISNPEGEYNISRITGGEYLLQSAYVGLETFYRRLRFPLPQGETMETIIMKRKAVNLPSVEIEAERIPFLIKEDTIEYSAGSYRTRPDAVAEDLLRQLPGVEVDRNGNIRAMGEDVRNVLVDGREFFSSDPKVATRNLPARTIDKIQVYDKASDQSELTGIPDLQKNKTVNIVLKEEHKSSWFGNLKGGFGTGTHYQGSGKLYRFDKKNQFAALGMVNNINQFGFSFQDYLDFSGGIQNMMSSGNTARITISSDGGLPVDFGQETRGLVTTGAGGLNYSYEPVKDNRFNVSYLGNVNGKKEDGTIHTENYAGSSSFIQDEESKTSSTEGAHQVNLGWKNRSDSIVNYGIQGKFALSGGSGQAENEIRSYSGDTLMNMLDGLNNSKTRQLAGDLRANWMKKGKGKLKLWKTTADISYSRELNRSDWENITRFFGTPLPLYENQYLRNEVNRLDYALDPSLLLQIGKRAYIEPTITAGEEKEWLSREQGIPGNPEQRIDSLSPEFDSKYLYVRPGITFKYNTKKTQTNISASVETGRTSNRLAGTGDVSSPLFYILPGFSWEYEYKTGSRITFFYSSSVNTPGIRQLLPVANTSNPLYLMAGNRYLKPEYSHNVAGQWFLYDAFTFTTLFVTLSGAYTQDKISYSRNIDSRLGQSTTLINVPDDYSASLRSDFSRPVRKLGINLNLGIRESWNKSYSMVNGARNSNINWNHSIRFSVDNRKKEKIDISAGTEFDLTNARYRGDENLNNDYFNLVYFGEVQYYPHPRWNFMVNAEVSNYNAESFGDAVSIPLLRAEISYYFLEDKRAILKLEAYDLLNRNTGISRVSEQNYLRESRYTMMGRYVMLSLTYRLNRFGGNEGWLQMRR